Proteins from one Ananas comosus cultivar F153 linkage group 5, ASM154086v1, whole genome shotgun sequence genomic window:
- the LOC109710783 gene encoding putative E3 ubiquitin-protein ligase SINA-like 9 — translation MAKFSFEEGGEGSGVRKRRRIVAAGEIDPTRAEKRFEESEVEDDEGEEAIEEEEEEEEEEEGAIATENGDGIRVRVDPDLLDCSICFEPLRPPLYQCQNGHVACSSCWSQLCNKCHICSREVSRSRNVFLEKIIESIKVSCSYAKWGCPENISYPKRPAHEEKCIFAPSECPFPGCSYKGFNRCWSGHFVSSHKLFPKKFKYDHLFKMSLPTTEQFVYLLGPDSQLFLLLNKNVEPTGYALSIVCIRGGVMKCKFSYELAVTASNGSSLQLKASVMDIREWNGIYPTDAFLLVPSEFAPSASEIEVEVSVCKL, via the exons ATGGCGAAGTTCTCGTtcgaggagggaggagaggggagcGGCGTGAGGAAGCGGAGGAGGATCGTCGCGGCGGGGGAGATCGATCCCACCCGTGCGGAGAAGCGATTTGAGGAGTCGGAGGTGGAGGACGACGAAGGAGAGGAGGCGatcgaagaggaagaggaagaggaagaggaagaagaaggagcgATTGCTACGGAGAATGGCGatgggattagggttagggttgatCCCGACCTTTTGGATTGCTCCATTTGCTTTGAGCCCTTGCGACCTCCTCTTTACCAG TGCCAAAACGGTCATGTGGCGTGTTCTTCATGCTGGTCCCAGCTCTGCAACAAATGCCACATCTGCTCTCGTGAAGTGAGCCGCAGCCGGAACGTCTTCCTCGAAAAGATCATCGAGTCGATCAAAGTCTCGTGCTCGTACGCCAAATGGGGGTGCCCCGAAAATATAAGTTACCCAAAAAGGCCCGCCCATGAAGAGAAATGTATCTTCGCCCCGTCCGAGTGCCCCTTTCCCGGTTGTTCATACAAGGGCTTCAATCGGTGCTGGTCGGGCCACTTCGTCTCTAGTCACAAATTGTTTCCCAAGAAGTTTAAATACGACCACTTGTTCAAGATGAGTTTACCGACTACCGAGCAATTTGTATATCTTTTAGGACCCGACAGCCAACTCTTCCTCTTACTTAACAAAAATGTTGAGCCCACCGGTTATGCTCTTTCCATAGTTTGCATTCGTGGTGGCGTTATGAAGTGTAAGTTCTCTTACGAACTCGCTGTAACTGCAAGCAATGGAAGCTCTTTACAGTTGAAGGCCTCTGTAATGGATATTAGGGAGTGGAACGGAATTTACCCGACCGATGCGTTCCTTTTGGTTCCGTCGGAGTTCGCTCCCTCCGCAAGCGAAATCGAAGTCGAAGTCTCTGTTTGCAAACTGTAA